Proteins from a single region of Candidatus Saccharibacteria bacterium:
- a CDS encoding ribonuclease J: MGQRRLGNVQGDDQNKRPMQQRPKSNNTVLNSTTTRKGEVFRAQRRTSENVNARASQHMVNVPVNKSIYNGYQGRQFSIADQPKRPRAPRPVLRVIPIGGLGEMGIGKNMMAIEYDNDIIVIDCGFLFPGSDYPGINYITPDITYLEENKHKIRGIVFTHGHLDHIGAFRHFAHRIPAPVYGSKFTLGMVQRTLEESTTGYEPPYNEMNPETHERVQLGDSFSIELVRVNHSIPDATAVVVRTPVGVLIDTGDWRFEENPVDGVKFDLDRMTEIATKEGILMLMNESTNCESEGTHTHGEFDVQHSMGQVMEKYPNSRLILSCFSSQIHRMQVILEEAKKHDRKVAFAGYSMIQNLEVALRAGVIKIPKDVVVKMEDVVKLPDGKVTIVCTGSQGEFNAVLNRMASGSHKFIKIKNSDVIVFSSNPIPGNEKYVVRTVDGLMREGSEVIQNGKSHLTGVGPLHMSGHGYYDDHVKLIRALNPTYYLPIHGEFHMLHHNAELAEKEGGIPRSNIFVCDSGDVIEIDADGARKAGRIPVGGIMYDDSGAVVSEVVLKDRIHMSNEGMFVVVLTVARGSGRLMTSPDIISRGFIYLRDSEELMGTIRQYLKQKVARSFGGKRVDLDVIKKELKDEITHILYDQTRRTPIVIPVINEIGGGGGGQNRQQGGQAQNAGEPRKGNSYVVPKAEPKNFPPRQVPDTEVVEPKVRPDTRAY; this comes from the coding sequence ATGGGACAACGAAGACTTGGTAACGTCCAGGGTGACGACCAAAATAAACGGCCTATGCAACAACGGCCAAAATCTAACAATACAGTGCTCAATAGCACGACAACTCGCAAGGGTGAAGTGTTCCGCGCACAGCGCCGAACTAGCGAAAACGTAAACGCCCGTGCCTCACAACACATGGTAAACGTGCCGGTAAACAAATCTATCTATAACGGCTACCAGGGGCGTCAATTCAGTATTGCCGACCAGCCAAAGCGCCCACGCGCACCGCGCCCAGTACTGCGCGTTATTCCTATTGGTGGACTTGGTGAAATGGGTATCGGCAAAAACATGATGGCGATCGAATACGACAACGACATTATTGTTATCGACTGTGGATTCCTTTTCCCGGGCTCTGACTACCCAGGAATCAACTACATTACCCCTGATATTACATACCTCGAAGAAAACAAGCACAAAATTCGCGGTATTGTGTTTACGCACGGACACCTCGACCATATTGGGGCATTCCGCCACTTTGCGCACCGTATTCCCGCGCCTGTTTACGGCAGTAAGTTTACACTGGGCATGGTGCAGCGAACCCTCGAGGAATCAACAACTGGCTACGAACCGCCATATAACGAAATGAACCCAGAAACTCACGAGCGCGTGCAGCTTGGTGATTCATTCTCGATTGAACTTGTGCGTGTTAACCACTCTATTCCAGACGCGACGGCAGTTGTTGTTCGCACGCCTGTCGGTGTTCTTATCGACACTGGTGACTGGCGTTTTGAAGAAAACCCTGTCGACGGCGTTAAGTTCGACCTCGACCGCATGACCGAGATTGCCACCAAAGAAGGCATTCTTATGCTCATGAACGAGTCGACCAACTGTGAGTCAGAGGGTACGCACACGCACGGCGAGTTCGACGTACAGCACAGCATGGGTCAGGTTATGGAGAAATATCCAAACTCACGCCTTATCCTTAGCTGTTTCTCATCGCAGATTCACCGTATGCAGGTGATTCTAGAAGAGGCTAAAAAACACGACCGCAAGGTTGCGTTTGCCGGCTACAGCATGATTCAAAACCTTGAGGTTGCGCTTCGTGCTGGCGTTATCAAGATTCCTAAAGACGTTGTGGTCAAAATGGAAGACGTTGTTAAGTTGCCAGACGGCAAAGTAACGATTGTTTGTACTGGTTCGCAGGGTGAGTTTAACGCTGTACTTAACCGTATGGCAAGCGGCTCGCACAAGTTCATCAAGATCAAGAACTCAGATGTTATCGTATTTAGCTCAAACCCAATTCCTGGTAACGAAAAGTACGTTGTTCGTACGGTTGATGGTCTTATGCGAGAGGGAAGTGAAGTTATTCAAAATGGCAAATCACACCTTACTGGCGTCGGTCCACTTCACATGAGTGGTCATGGTTACTACGACGATCACGTAAAGCTTATCCGCGCACTAAACCCAACATACTACCTACCGATTCACGGTGAGTTCCATATGTTGCACCACAACGCCGAACTTGCTGAAAAAGAAGGTGGTATCCCACGCAGCAATATCTTTGTCTGTGACAGCGGTGATGTTATCGAAATCGATGCCGATGGCGCGCGTAAGGCTGGCCGAATCCCTGTTGGCGGTATTATGTACGACGACAGTGGCGCAGTTGTGTCCGAGGTTGTTCTAAAAGATCGTATCCACATGAGCAACGAAGGTATGTTTGTGGTTGTTCTTACGGTTGCCCGCGGTAGCGGTCGCCTTATGACAAGCCCGGACATCATTTCACGAGGTTTCATTTATCTTCGTGACAGCGAAGAGCTTATGGGGACGATTCGTCAGTATCTAAAGCAAAAGGTTGCTCGCAGTTTTGGCGGCAAGCGTGTCGATCTTGATGTTATCAAGAAAGAACTCAAAGACGAGATCACACATATTTTGTACGACCAAACCCGTCGAACCCCAATCGTTATCCCTGTGATCAACGAAATTGGTGGCGGTGGTGGTGGCCAGAACCGCCAGCAGGGTGGCCAGGCGCAAAATGCCGGCGAGCCTCGTAAGGGCAATTCGTACGTCGTACCAAAAGCCGAGCCAAAAAACTTCCCGCCGCGCCAAGTGCCCGACACGGAAGTGGTTGAGCCAAAAGTCCGACCAGACACTCGCGCTTACTAA
- a CDS encoding uracil-DNA glycosylase, with amino-acid sequence MVDDKKQTQLDTLKTDIIEKNICADLASQATNLVMGDGNLNAEIVFIGEAPGKNEDEQGLPFVGAAGKFLNEMLAQAGMERSDVYITNIVKYRPPNNRDPLPEEKKAFWPYLVKQLQIIQPKVVITLGRHSMEYFLPEMKISQIHGQAKRVQFGNEKLVIVPLYHPAAALYNGGLRGTLIEDFMGVPRIIELIKNDENHTEKQR; translated from the coding sequence ATAGTGGATGACAAAAAACAGACTCAGCTCGATACGCTCAAAACGGATATTATAGAAAAGAATATCTGCGCTGATCTGGCCTCGCAGGCGACAAATCTTGTTATGGGCGACGGCAACTTAAATGCTGAGATTGTGTTTATTGGCGAGGCGCCTGGCAAAAACGAAGATGAACAGGGGCTGCCGTTCGTGGGTGCTGCCGGTAAGTTTTTAAACGAAATGCTGGCGCAGGCGGGCATGGAGCGAAGCGACGTCTATATTACGAATATCGTAAAATACCGCCCACCAAATAATCGCGATCCACTGCCCGAGGAAAAGAAGGCGTTTTGGCCGTATCTGGTAAAGCAACTGCAAATTATTCAGCCAAAAGTGGTGATTACGCTGGGGCGTCACAGTATGGAATATTTTTTGCCGGAGATGAAAATAAGCCAGATTCACGGCCAAGCAAAGCGCGTTCAGTTCGGCAACGAAAAGCTGGTCATTGTTCCGCTATATCACCCGGCTGCCGCGCTTTATAATGGTGGACTACGGGGAACGCTGATCGAAGATTTTATGGGCGTGCCACGTATTATTGAACTCATTAAAAATGACGAGAATCACACCGAAAAACAGAGGTAG
- a CDS encoding membrane protein insertion efficiency factor YidD: MAKLAIWFILLYQKWVSPRLPYGVCEMNPSCSQYGLQSFQRFGFFKGMSLTTRRLFRCGNPTDRHRSFRDKVVICFWTLDWILNCIVRGRQHQATKAVKKLTNDPVPKFYERR, translated from the coding sequence ATGGCGAAACTTGCCATATGGTTCATCCTGCTCTACCAAAAATGGGTGAGTCCACGACTCCCCTATGGTGTTTGCGAGATGAACCCAAGCTGTAGCCAATACGGACTGCAGTCGTTCCAAAGGTTTGGGTTCTTCAAGGGAATGAGCCTGACCACCAGGCGACTCTTCCGCTGCGGAAATCCGACAGACCGCCATCGCTCCTTCAGGGACAAAGTGGTTATCTGTTTTTGGACGCTCGACTGGATCCTGAACTGCATTGTTCGAGGTCGACAACACCAGGCTACAAAAGCTGTCAAAAAGCTCACCAACGATCCTGTTCCCAAGTTTTACGAAAGGAGGTGA
- the pnp gene encoding polyribonucleotide nucleotidyltransferase, translated as MSTINPTGKEILSVTTQLCGKPLTLEVNRVGFRTDGSVLVTYGDTVVLGSAMVGKKPISGMDYFPLSIDYEEKMYAAGKISGSRFIKREGRPSDEAILIGRLIDRPIRPLFPKGYRQEVQTIASVLSMDPDFRPDAIAMIAISTALMLTGAPFDGPVAGLRVAQVNGEFKAFASPTEREESALDLVVAGVASGITMVEAGANEVSEDLVADALAWAHEALQPAIALQKELVEKVGVTPLEVELILPNEEIQAVVDEWTKGKIGEDLQRPYPERNEMISVMRDEFHAAMEEKFGHEEYSALRWEYDEAFTMALHKDVRRGIVENGTRPDGRKLDEIRQLSSEVGILPRAHGSSLFTRGVTQGMNIVTLAPLSYAQMVDTMEVNDGERRYMHHYNAPGYTVGEVRRLSGPGRREIGHGYLAERAVMPVLPTEEEFPYAIRSVTEIMSQNGSTSMAATCSSVLALMDAGVPLKAPVSGIAMGLMMDGDTPYVMSDIADAEDFAGDMDFKVTGTEKGITAIQMDMKVHGLPVDILRQALTKAKPGRAHILAHMLTTMAAPRATLSPYAPRIEKIKINPDKIGAVIGKGGEVINKITAETGAEIDIKDDGLITVAASDTANIEKAINWIKSLTEEPEVGRIYEGKVVSIKDFGAFINILPGIDGMVHISQLSNERVEKVEDILHEGQIVKAKLVGIDERGRLSLSLKDIDEK; from the coding sequence ATGTCTACAATTAACCCGACAGGTAAAGAAATTTTATCTGTCACTACTCAGCTGTGCGGAAAACCACTTACCCTAGAGGTAAACCGTGTTGGATTCCGTACCGATGGAAGCGTTCTTGTTACCTACGGCGACACTGTCGTGCTCGGTTCTGCAATGGTTGGTAAGAAGCCCATTAGCGGCATGGATTACTTTCCGCTTTCTATCGATTACGAAGAAAAAATGTATGCAGCTGGCAAAATAAGCGGTAGCCGCTTTATTAAACGCGAAGGTCGCCCAAGCGACGAAGCAATTCTGATTGGCCGTCTTATCGATCGTCCAATTCGTCCTCTGTTTCCAAAGGGGTACCGCCAAGAGGTACAAACAATCGCGAGTGTTCTTTCAATGGATCCAGATTTCCGCCCGGATGCTATTGCGATGATCGCTATTAGCACGGCGCTTATGCTCACGGGCGCACCGTTCGATGGCCCCGTTGCTGGGCTTCGCGTTGCGCAAGTAAACGGTGAATTCAAGGCCTTTGCATCGCCTACCGAGCGCGAAGAAAGCGCTCTTGACCTTGTTGTTGCTGGTGTTGCCAGCGGTATTACTATGGTAGAAGCCGGCGCAAACGAAGTAAGCGAAGATCTTGTAGCCGATGCGCTGGCATGGGCGCACGAGGCGTTGCAACCAGCAATCGCTTTGCAAAAAGAACTTGTCGAAAAAGTTGGCGTTACGCCGCTAGAGGTTGAGCTTATCTTGCCAAACGAAGAGATTCAGGCAGTTGTTGATGAATGGACGAAAGGCAAGATCGGCGAAGACCTTCAGCGTCCGTACCCAGAACGCAACGAAATGATTTCGGTTATGCGCGACGAATTTCACGCCGCAATGGAAGAGAAATTCGGCCACGAAGAATACTCGGCACTGCGCTGGGAATACGACGAAGCATTCACTATGGCACTTCACAAAGACGTTCGCCGGGGAATCGTTGAAAACGGTACGCGCCCAGACGGCCGCAAGCTCGACGAAATCCGTCAGCTTTCAAGCGAAGTTGGTATCTTGCCACGCGCACATGGTTCGTCGCTCTTTACTCGCGGCGTAACGCAGGGTATGAATATCGTTACGCTTGCACCGCTTAGCTACGCGCAAATGGTTGATACCATGGAAGTAAACGACGGAGAGCGCCGTTACATGCACCACTACAACGCACCTGGTTACACAGTTGGCGAAGTTCGTCGCCTTAGTGGTCCTGGCCGCCGCGAAATCGGTCACGGCTACCTAGCAGAACGCGCAGTTATGCCCGTGCTTCCAACCGAAGAAGAATTCCCATACGCTATCCGTAGCGTAACAGAAATCATGAGCCAGAATGGTTCGACATCTATGGCCGCTACCTGTAGTAGCGTGCTTGCCCTTATGGATGCAGGTGTGCCACTAAAGGCGCCAGTTTCGGGTATCGCTATGGGCCTTATGATGGACGGCGACACGCCGTACGTTATGAGCGATATCGCCGATGCCGAAGATTTTGCGGGTGACATGGACTTTAAGGTAACAGGTACCGAAAAGGGTATCACCGCAATCCAAATGGACATGAAAGTTCATGGTCTTCCTGTTGATATTCTTCGCCAGGCACTTACCAAGGCAAAGCCTGGTCGTGCACATATTCTTGCGCACATGCTTACTACCATGGCGGCGCCACGCGCAACGCTTAGTCCGTACGCTCCACGTATCGAAAAGATTAAAATCAACCCAGATAAGATTGGTGCGGTGATAGGCAAGGGCGGCGAGGTAATCAACAAGATTACCGCCGAAACCGGTGCCGAAATCGACATCAAAGACGACGGACTTATTACCGTTGCCGCCTCAGACACGGCAAATATCGAAAAGGCGATCAACTGGATCAAGAGCCTTACCGAGGAACCAGAAGTTGGCCGCATTTACGAGGGTAAAGTCGTTAGTATCAAAGACTTTGGTGCGTTTATTAACATCTTGCCAGGAATCGACGGCATGGTGCATATTTCGCAGCTTTCAAACGAGCGTGTCGAGAAGGTAGAAGATATCTTGCATGAAGGTCAGATTGTGAAGGCAAAGCTTGTCGGAATCGACGAGCGAGGGCGCCTTAGCCTTAGCCTCAAAGACATTGACGAAAAGTAA
- a CDS encoding FBP domain-containing protein: MHTVSRQELEDLLKQANIKPRLKRELRFVPEEITHWKERDFLAVLNKSKSEGVLIIPRAEATRILPFRLQKRTANASGRVEAIICDICATWQRGSNSAIISIVDSDKSSRSFLCCQDLDCSLHVRDITPAAAISRTQLRETMTVEDRIERLNQRLNEKF; this comes from the coding sequence ATGCATACGGTATCGCGGCAGGAACTTGAAGACCTGCTAAAACAGGCAAATATAAAACCGCGCCTTAAGCGCGAGCTTAGGTTTGTTCCCGAAGAAATAACGCACTGGAAAGAACGTGATTTTCTAGCGGTGTTGAATAAAAGCAAGTCCGAGGGAGTTTTGATTATACCGCGCGCTGAAGCGACGCGAATCTTGCCGTTCCGATTGCAAAAACGCACGGCAAATGCCTCTGGCAGGGTAGAAGCGATTATTTGCGATATATGCGCAACATGGCAGCGGGGCTCAAACTCGGCAATTATTAGTATCGTCGATTCGGACAAATCATCTCGTTCGTTTTTATGTTGCCAAGATCTCGACTGTAGTTTGCATGTGCGTGATATAACACCAGCGGCGGCTATTTCTCGGACGCAGCTTCGCGAGACAATGACGGTCGAAGACCGGATAGAACGCTTAAACCAACGGTTAAACGAAAAGTTCTAA